One stretch of Streptosporangiales bacterium DNA includes these proteins:
- a CDS encoding DUF488 family protein, translated as MPRTPAVEVRRVYDEPADTDGARVLVDRVWPRGLSKQRAALDRWCKAVAPTTELRKWYGHDPDRTAEFARRYRAELDDPERAAALDELRALARRRRVTLLTATKDVERSHAAVLAELLDG; from the coding sequence ATGCCACGCACGCCGGCCGTCGAGGTCCGGCGCGTCTACGACGAGCCGGCAGACACCGACGGCGCCCGCGTTCTCGTCGACCGGGTGTGGCCGCGCGGGCTGAGCAAGCAGCGCGCTGCACTGGACCGTTGGTGCAAGGCGGTGGCACCGACCACCGAGCTGCGCAAGTGGTACGGACACGACCCGGACCGCACGGCTGAGTTCGCGCGGCGGTACCGCGCGGAGCTCGACGACCCGGAGCGCGCTGCCGCCCTCGACGAGCTGCGCGCGCTCGCCCGGCGTCGGCGGGTCACCCTCCTCACCGCGACGAAGGACGTAGAGCGCAGCCACGCCGCCGTGCTGGCCGAGCTGCTCGACGGGTAG